Proteins from one Streptosporangium becharense genomic window:
- the trpD gene encoding anthranilate phosphoribosyltransferase has translation MDARTTWPTLLSALLAGEHLTADETAWAMNEIMSGSATSAQIAAFAVALRAKGETAAEVTGLARTMLERATPLSVEGPVVDIVGTGGDRAHTVNVSTMAAIVAAAAGARVVKHGNRAASSSCGAADVLEHLGVVLDLAPADTARVAVEAGIAFCFAPVYHPALRFVGPPRKEIGVPTVFNFLGPLTNPARPAAQAIGIFDAGMLPVVAGVFAERGVSALVFRGDDGLDELTIATTSTVWVVRDGDAEQTVFDPAVLGIPRAGADALRGGDVAFNAQAVRDLVGGKTGPVRDAVLINAAAALVALGETGDDLNTAMAAGYERAAHAVDSGAAATTLDRWIEVSRSLKRS, from the coding sequence ATGGACGCGCGCACCACCTGGCCAACGCTGTTGTCGGCCCTGCTCGCGGGTGAGCACCTGACGGCCGACGAGACCGCCTGGGCGATGAACGAGATCATGTCCGGCTCCGCCACGTCCGCGCAGATCGCGGCGTTCGCGGTGGCGCTGCGCGCCAAGGGGGAGACCGCCGCGGAGGTGACCGGCCTGGCGCGCACGATGCTGGAACGGGCCACCCCGCTGTCGGTCGAGGGGCCCGTCGTCGACATCGTCGGCACCGGCGGAGACAGGGCCCACACCGTCAACGTCTCCACGATGGCCGCGATCGTGGCCGCGGCCGCGGGTGCGCGGGTGGTCAAGCACGGCAACCGCGCGGCGTCCTCCTCCTGCGGGGCCGCCGACGTGCTGGAGCACCTGGGCGTCGTGCTGGACCTGGCGCCGGCCGACACCGCCAGGGTCGCCGTCGAGGCCGGCATCGCCTTCTGCTTCGCGCCGGTCTACCACCCGGCGCTGCGCTTCGTCGGCCCGCCGCGCAAGGAGATCGGCGTCCCGACCGTCTTCAACTTCCTGGGCCCGCTCACCAACCCGGCCCGGCCCGCCGCCCAGGCGATCGGCATCTTCGACGCCGGGATGCTGCCCGTGGTCGCCGGCGTCTTCGCCGAGCGCGGGGTGTCGGCGCTGGTCTTCCGGGGCGACGACGGGCTCGACGAGCTGACCATCGCGACGACCTCCACGGTCTGGGTGGTGCGCGACGGCGACGCCGAGCAGACCGTCTTCGACCCCGCCGTCCTGGGCATCCCCAGGGCGGGGGCCGACGCGTTGCGCGGCGGTGACGTGGCGTTCAACGCCCAGGCCGTCCGTGACCTGGTCGGCGGCAAGACCGGGCCGGTCCGCGACGCGGTGCTGATCAACGCCGCCGCGGCGCTGGTCGCCCTCGGCGAGACCGGCGACGACCTGAACACGGCGATGGCGGCCGGCTACGAGCGCGCCGCACACGCCGTCGACTCGGGGGCCGCGGCCACGACCCTCGACCGATGGATCGAGGTCAGCCGCTCGCTGAAGCGGTCCTGA
- a CDS encoding Lrp/AsnC family transcriptional regulator, with the protein MITAIVHINAEVDKIPEVAQTIAEIDGVSEVYSITGEYDLLAMVRVTAYEEIAEVIPGRLNKVPGVLHTETHIAFRTYSRHDLDAAFSIGLGETD; encoded by the coding sequence GTGATCACCGCGATCGTTCACATCAACGCCGAGGTGGACAAGATCCCCGAGGTCGCCCAGACGATCGCCGAGATCGACGGGGTGAGCGAGGTCTACTCCATAACCGGCGAGTACGACCTGCTGGCCATGGTCCGCGTCACCGCCTACGAGGAGATCGCCGAGGTCATCCCGGGGCGGCTGAACAAGGTTCCCGGTGTGCTGCACACCGAGACCCACATCGCCTTCCGCACCTACTCCCGGCACGATCTCGACGCCGCCTTCTCGATCGGTCTCGGCGAGACCGACTGA
- a CDS encoding sensor histidine kinase, translating to MWRVDPSSGQVLTVLVPLVALGLCLLVGFLLYERRRLLLRVRSGEATLAVQQDALARATYTEQRARIARELHDVVAHGVSMMTLGVGAGRMIMEKDPARARETLRVAEESGRQALIELQRTLALLDTGGSSGGRTPQPRLSDLPDLLTRIRTAGLRVEMAEDGVPAEVGLALELSAYRIVQEALENTLRHSGARSAHIMLRWRPGFLEVLVRDDGRAARPAPPGRGLLGMRERAILFGGTLDAGILPEGGFEVRARLPTTGEARSGQADSDETRLILARSPAARPGTAETDAARPGPLLRGGARPGPA from the coding sequence ATGTGGCGTGTTGACCCCTCCTCCGGCCAGGTGCTGACTGTCCTGGTCCCCCTCGTTGCCCTCGGCCTCTGCCTGCTCGTCGGATTCCTGCTGTACGAGCGCAGGCGGTTGCTGCTGAGAGTGCGGTCCGGGGAGGCCACGCTGGCCGTCCAGCAGGACGCGCTGGCCCGCGCCACCTACACCGAGCAGCGGGCACGCATCGCCAGGGAACTGCACGACGTGGTCGCCCACGGGGTCAGCATGATGACGCTCGGCGTGGGGGCAGGCCGGATGATCATGGAGAAGGATCCGGCGCGGGCCAGGGAGACCCTGCGGGTGGCCGAGGAGTCGGGCCGCCAGGCGCTCATCGAGCTCCAGCGGACCCTGGCGCTGCTCGACACCGGTGGTTCGTCCGGCGGCAGGACCCCGCAGCCCAGGCTGTCGGACCTGCCCGACCTGCTGACCCGGATCCGCACGGCAGGCCTGCGGGTGGAGATGGCGGAGGACGGCGTCCCCGCCGAGGTGGGGCTCGCCCTGGAACTGTCGGCCTACCGGATCGTCCAGGAGGCGCTGGAGAACACCCTGCGGCACTCCGGGGCCCGTTCGGCCCACATCATGCTGCGCTGGCGGCCGGGTTTCCTGGAGGTGCTCGTGCGTGACGACGGCCGGGCCGCCCGACCGGCGCCTCCCGGACGCGGGCTGCTCGGTATGCGCGAACGCGCGATCCTCTTCGGCGGCACGCTCGACGCGGGGATCCTGCCCGAAGGAGGGTTCGAGGTGCGAGCCCGGCTGCCGACGACCGGCGAGGCGAGGTCCGGGCAGGCCGACTCCGACGAGACGCGGCTCATCCTCGCCCGGTCGCCCGCCGCCCGGCCCGGCACCGCGGAGACGGACGCGGCCCGCCCGGGCCCGCTCCTGCGGGGCGGTGCCCGGCCCGGTCCGGCCTAG
- the qcrC gene encoding cytochrome bc1 complex diheme cytochrome c subunit: MNRITAGRRHPLARYAVLLLALGLIGGFYTVALAVSSGQRADAAIASGRADDVAEGKKLFEQSCSSCHGLNAEGTSTGPTLVGVGSAAVHFQVSSGRMPLANPGSQAPRKQPAPWAVGKEGEKRIEQLGAYIQSLGGGPTAVSKADVDTSKANAAKGGELFRANCIQCHNFVGAGGALTQGKYAPQLNPATPEQIYEAMITGPQAMPVFNDSIITPDQKRDMIAYIVGVRQQVDPGGSGLGRIGPVTEGLVAWVVGLSLLSLAAIWITAKRRQAK, translated from the coding sequence GTGAATAGGATCACCGCTGGACGGCGGCATCCCCTCGCGAGATACGCCGTCCTGCTCCTGGCCCTGGGGCTGATCGGCGGGTTCTACACCGTCGCCCTGGCGGTCTCCTCCGGCCAGCGGGCCGACGCGGCCATCGCGTCGGGCCGGGCCGACGACGTGGCGGAGGGCAAGAAGCTCTTCGAGCAGAGCTGCTCCAGCTGCCACGGGCTCAACGCCGAGGGCACCTCCACCGGGCCGACCCTGGTCGGCGTCGGGTCGGCCGCGGTGCACTTCCAGGTCAGCAGCGGCCGCATGCCCCTGGCCAACCCCGGTTCGCAGGCCCCGCGCAAGCAGCCCGCACCCTGGGCCGTCGGCAAGGAGGGCGAGAAGAGGATCGAGCAGCTCGGGGCCTACATCCAGTCCCTGGGCGGCGGTCCGACCGCCGTCTCGAAGGCGGACGTCGACACCAGCAAGGCCAACGCGGCCAAGGGCGGCGAGCTCTTCCGGGCCAACTGCATCCAGTGCCACAACTTCGTCGGCGCCGGCGGCGCCCTCACCCAGGGCAAGTACGCCCCGCAGCTCAACCCGGCCACTCCGGAGCAGATCTACGAGGCCATGATCACCGGGCCTCAGGCGATGCCGGTGTTCAACGACAGCATCATCACCCCCGACCAGAAGCGGGACATGATCGCCTACATCGTGGGCGTGCGCCAGCAGGTCGACCCGGGCGGTTCGGGCCTCGGCCGCATCGGCCCGGTCACCGAGGGCCTGGTGGCCTGGGTCGTCGGCCTCAGCCTGCTCTCCCTGGCCGCCATCTGGATCACCGCGAAGAGGCGACAGGCCAAATGA
- a CDS encoding cytochrome c oxidase subunit 4, whose amino-acid sequence MKVQGWLFILCGAFFAAVDVVYWFWSKEPVGTTAMAISVGFAFMIGYYLMYTARRIGEQPEDNKQGEISDGAGELGFFSPHSWWPLFVCLAVALTTVGFVIGWWLFLIGVFAIIMSMIGFVFEYYRGHFSH is encoded by the coding sequence ATGAAGGTTCAGGGCTGGTTGTTCATCCTCTGCGGCGCCTTCTTCGCCGCGGTGGACGTGGTCTACTGGTTCTGGTCCAAGGAGCCGGTCGGCACGACGGCGATGGCCATCTCGGTGGGCTTCGCCTTCATGATCGGCTACTACCTGATGTACACGGCCCGCCGCATCGGCGAGCAGCCGGAGGACAACAAGCAGGGCGAGATCAGCGACGGCGCCGGAGAGCTCGGCTTCTTCAGCCCGCACAGCTGGTGGCCGCTCTTCGTCTGCCTGGCCGTCGCGCTGACCACGGTCGGCTTCGTCATCGGCTGGTGGCTGTTCCTGATCGGCGTGTTCGCGATCATCATGAGCATGATCGGGTTCGTGTTCGAGTACTACCGGGGTCACTTCTCACACTGA
- the ctaE gene encoding aa3-type cytochrome oxidase subunit III: MLPVATASATSTTTTAHSSRRPDLVSVGTIIWLSSELMFFAALFAMYFTIRSVSIGLEKPWPEAHLNVPFSLVNTIILVASSVTCQFGVWAAEKGQVAKLRAWYIVTFLMGAVFVGGQLYEYSELVHEGHTLSHSAYDSVFYLTTGFHGLHVTGGLIAFLFMLGRTYAAKRFTREQATSAIVVSYYWHFVDVVWIGLFVTIYGIQ, translated from the coding sequence ATGCTGCCCGTGGCGACAGCATCCGCAACCTCAACGACGACGACAGCGCACTCGTCCCGCAGACCTGATCTGGTCAGCGTCGGGACGATCATCTGGCTGTCCTCTGAACTCATGTTCTTCGCGGCGCTGTTCGCGATGTACTTCACCATCCGGTCAGTGAGCATCGGCCTGGAGAAGCCGTGGCCCGAGGCTCACCTGAACGTCCCGTTCTCCCTGGTCAACACGATCATCCTGGTCGCGTCGAGTGTGACCTGCCAGTTCGGTGTGTGGGCGGCCGAGAAGGGCCAGGTCGCCAAGCTGCGCGCCTGGTACATCGTCACCTTCCTGATGGGCGCCGTCTTCGTGGGCGGTCAGCTGTACGAGTACAGCGAGCTGGTCCACGAGGGGCACACCCTGTCGCACTCCGCGTACGACTCGGTGTTCTACCTGACGACGGGCTTCCACGGCCTCCACGTGACCGGTGGTCTGATCGCGTTCCTCTTCATGCTGGGACGCACGTACGCCGCGAAGCGCTTCACCCGTGAACAGGCGACCAGCGCGATCGTCGTGTCCTACTACTGGCACTTCGTCGACGTGGTCTGGATCGGGCTTTTCGTGACCATCTATGGCATCCAATAA
- a CDS encoding L,D-transpeptidase, which yields MGHAIRRSVRGAGSLVLALATVSCSGTTAPRSEGTSQTPQSSAAAVISVAPLDRTTGVPTDTPVLVASRGGTLQKVVVRAVKGAKGSLPGVLSADGTQWRSRGTTTPGASYEVSATAVNEAGAVTETTSTFSTVRRTATFTIDGIMPSAETTGLTVGVGMPVMITFDRDISDRVAVERNLLVTASKPVIGAWHWFDSRTVHFRPKHFWPAHTRVRVEARLAGVRGGAGLYGAANRTIDFRIGRSQITRGSVLTHLLTVRRDDRVVRRMPMSAGQGGVWKYHTTSGIHLAMSREPVTIMVSPGIGPGSPGYYRMTVYNTVRISNSGEYVHSAPWSVGSQGHANVSHGCVNVSPADAKWFIDNTLIGDPIIITGSPRRLEPTNGWGHWQEDWKQWLRWSSLKHFTTDDA from the coding sequence GTGGGACACGCGATCCGTCGTTCGGTCCGGGGAGCGGGATCGCTGGTCCTGGCGCTGGCGACCGTCTCCTGCTCCGGTACCACCGCCCCGCGGAGCGAGGGCACCTCCCAGACTCCTCAGTCCTCCGCGGCCGCCGTCATCAGCGTCGCACCCCTCGACAGGACCACGGGAGTGCCGACCGACACGCCCGTCCTGGTCGCCTCCCGGGGCGGCACCCTGCAGAAGGTCGTGGTCAGGGCCGTGAAAGGCGCCAAGGGCTCCCTGCCGGGCGTGCTGAGCGCCGACGGCACCCAGTGGCGCAGCCGGGGCACGACGACGCCCGGGGCCTCCTACGAGGTCTCGGCGACCGCGGTCAACGAGGCCGGTGCGGTCACCGAGACGACCTCCACCTTCTCCACGGTCAGGAGAACGGCCACCTTCACCATCGACGGCATCATGCCGAGCGCCGAGACGACGGGTCTGACCGTCGGCGTCGGCATGCCGGTGATGATCACTTTTGACCGGGACATCTCCGACCGGGTCGCCGTCGAGCGGAACCTGCTGGTCACCGCCTCCAAGCCGGTCATCGGCGCCTGGCACTGGTTCGACAGCCGGACGGTGCACTTCCGCCCCAAGCACTTCTGGCCCGCCCACACCCGGGTCAGGGTCGAGGCCCGCCTGGCGGGCGTACGCGGCGGCGCGGGCCTGTACGGCGCGGCGAACCGGACCATCGACTTCAGGATCGGCCGCTCCCAGATCACCCGGGGCAGCGTCCTGACCCACCTGCTGACCGTGCGCCGCGACGACAGGGTCGTCCGTCGCATGCCGATGAGCGCCGGCCAGGGCGGCGTCTGGAAGTACCACACGACCAGCGGCATACACCTGGCCATGTCCCGTGAGCCGGTCACCATCATGGTCTCGCCCGGGATCGGGCCCGGCTCTCCCGGCTACTACCGGATGACGGTCTACAACACCGTCCGCATCTCCAACAGCGGCGAGTACGTCCACAGCGCGCCTTGGTCGGTCGGGTCGCAGGGGCACGCCAACGTGAGCCACGGCTGCGTCAACGTCAGCCCCGCCGACGCCAAGTGGTTCATCGACAACACCCTGATCGGAGACCCGATCATCATCACGGGCTCGCCGCGCAGGCTGGAACCCACCAACGGCTGGGGCCACTGGCAGGAGGACTGGAAGCAGTGGCTCAGGTGGAGCAGCCTCAAGCACTTCACCACCGACGATGCCTGA
- the qcrB gene encoding cytochrome bc1 complex cytochrome b subunit yields MSTGTVPKPIAGASNFIDERLGAGNFLKRNLRKVFPDHWSFLLGEIALYSFIILLLTGTFLTLFFKPGMGHVEYQGSYDALKGVMMSEAYASALSISFDVRGGLLMRQMHHWAALLFIGGMMVHALRVFFTGAYRKPRELNWLIGVLLLTLALAEGLTGYSLPDDLLSGAGLRITEGVAISLPLVGTWITFFLFGGEYPGEDVIARFYSLHILLIPGILLALISAHMILMWVQKHTQMPGKGRTNENVVGSPFYPAFMVKAGAYFMFTFGVIAALGTFAQINPIWLFGPYTPADISAGSQPDFYMGFLEGSLRLMPSWEINLFGTAGGTLALSVLIPALVPMGIIMTGLALYPFIEQWVTGDRREHHVVDRPRNNPHRTSIGMAAISFYGVLWLLGANDELSSYFQVSLNWTTYVGRFLVFAAPLVTYIVTYRICLGLQRSDAAIIGHGVESGVIKRLPHGEYIEVHVPPNEGIEAHMRGKTPIPVIAGADADGDGIPPKGMRGPLGKLKATMSKNYGGEKIPLDDGHGDGHGDGHHEEEHSAVGHGGDEKSLTR; encoded by the coding sequence GTGAGCACCGGAACGGTTCCGAAGCCCATCGCGGGTGCGAGCAACTTCATCGACGAGCGCCTGGGCGCCGGGAACTTCCTCAAGCGCAACCTGCGCAAGGTCTTCCCCGACCACTGGTCGTTCCTGCTGGGCGAGATCGCCCTGTACTCGTTCATCATCCTGCTGCTGACCGGTACGTTCCTGACGCTCTTCTTCAAGCCCGGCATGGGCCACGTGGAGTACCAGGGCTCCTACGACGCCCTCAAGGGCGTCATGATGTCCGAGGCGTACGCGTCGGCGCTGTCCATCAGCTTCGACGTGCGCGGCGGCCTGCTGATGCGCCAGATGCACCACTGGGCGGCCCTGCTGTTCATCGGCGGCATGATGGTGCACGCGCTCCGGGTGTTCTTCACCGGGGCGTACCGCAAGCCGCGCGAGCTGAACTGGCTGATCGGCGTCCTGCTGCTGACCCTGGCCCTCGCCGAGGGCCTGACCGGCTACTCCCTCCCCGACGACCTGCTCTCCGGCGCCGGTCTGCGGATCACCGAGGGCGTGGCGATCTCGCTGCCGCTGGTCGGCACCTGGATCACGTTCTTCCTCTTCGGCGGGGAGTACCCCGGCGAGGATGTGATCGCACGGTTCTACTCGCTGCACATCCTGCTCATCCCGGGCATCCTGCTGGCGCTGATCTCGGCCCACATGATCCTGATGTGGGTGCAGAAGCACACGCAGATGCCGGGTAAGGGCCGCACGAACGAGAACGTGGTGGGCTCCCCGTTCTACCCCGCCTTCATGGTCAAGGCCGGCGCCTACTTCATGTTCACGTTCGGCGTCATCGCGGCGCTGGGGACGTTCGCCCAGATCAACCCGATCTGGCTGTTCGGCCCCTACACTCCGGCAGACATCTCGGCGGGCTCGCAGCCCGACTTCTACATGGGCTTCCTGGAGGGCTCGCTGCGTCTGATGCCGTCGTGGGAGATCAACCTCTTCGGGACCGCCGGGGGCACCCTCGCGCTGAGCGTGCTCATCCCGGCGCTCGTCCCGATGGGCATCATCATGACCGGTCTGGCGCTGTACCCGTTCATCGAGCAGTGGGTGACCGGCGACCGGCGTGAGCACCACGTCGTCGACCGCCCCCGCAACAACCCGCACCGCACCTCGATCGGCATGGCCGCGATCTCGTTCTACGGTGTGCTGTGGCTGCTCGGCGCCAACGACGAGCTCTCCTCGTACTTCCAGGTCTCGCTGAACTGGACGACCTACGTCGGCCGCTTCCTGGTCTTCGCCGCTCCGCTGGTGACCTACATCGTCACCTACCGGATCTGCCTCGGCCTGCAGCGCAGCGACGCGGCCATCATCGGCCACGGCGTGGAGTCCGGTGTGATCAAGCGGCTGCCCCACGGTGAGTACATCGAGGTGCACGTGCCGCCGAACGAGGGCATCGAGGCCCACATGCGGGGCAAGACGCCGATCCCGGTCATCGCCGGGGCCGACGCCGACGGCGACGGCATCCCGCCCAAGGGGATGCGCGGCCCGCTCGGCAAGCTCAAGGCCACGATGAGCAAGAACTACGGCGGTGAGAAGATCCCGCTGGACGACGGTCATGGTGACGGCCACGGCGACGGTCACCACGAGGAGGAACACTCGGCGGTCGGCCACGGCGGGGACGAGAAGTCACTGACCCGCTGA
- the qcrA gene encoding cytochrome bc1 complex Rieske iron-sulfur subunit: MTDIKHGIEQPEERSPKRVIGTPSPAASTSLLGTEAPAGGGTRQVPGVIPQDEKTAKKGERITALCFIVAFLAGIAFVVSYVVFQVGDINSTATSNFALGSSLAVALLALASGMVTWVRMVMPKYNLVQERHPMVSGGEARAYVGETFLQGAEESGLTKRPLLRRTLLAAAAPLGLAPLVLLRDLGPAYKDFPAKLRHTVWGEKTKEGKPRKLVIEGTGDPIRAADFNSPGGILSVVPEGYEHDLNALAKATLILIKLRPDEIKSGTNLNWTHDGIIAYSKICTHVGCPAALYEQSTHHILCPCHQSTFDAADGAKVVFGPAARPLPQLPIGVDEEGYLVATGDFAVPVGPSFWERGDAEAEVRENGGHA, encoded by the coding sequence ATGACTGACATCAAGCACGGCATAGAGCAGCCGGAAGAACGCTCGCCGAAGCGCGTCATCGGCACACCCTCGCCGGCCGCGAGCACCTCGCTGCTCGGCACCGAGGCTCCCGCGGGCGGTGGGACGCGGCAGGTCCCCGGCGTGATCCCGCAGGACGAGAAGACGGCGAAGAAGGGCGAGCGGATCACCGCGCTCTGCTTCATCGTCGCCTTCCTCGCCGGCATCGCCTTCGTCGTCTCCTACGTGGTCTTCCAGGTCGGCGACATCAACTCGACGGCGACCTCCAACTTCGCGCTGGGCAGCTCGCTCGCGGTGGCCCTGCTCGCCCTGGCCTCCGGCATGGTGACCTGGGTCCGCATGGTCATGCCGAAGTACAACCTGGTCCAGGAGCGCCACCCGATGGTCTCCGGCGGCGAGGCGCGTGCCTACGTCGGCGAGACCTTCCTGCAGGGTGCGGAGGAGAGCGGCCTCACCAAGCGGCCGCTGCTGCGCCGCACGCTGCTGGCCGCGGCCGCCCCGCTGGGACTGGCCCCGCTGGTCCTCCTGCGCGACCTCGGCCCGGCCTACAAGGACTTCCCCGCCAAGCTCCGGCACACCGTCTGGGGGGAGAAGACCAAGGAGGGCAAGCCCCGCAAGCTCGTCATCGAGGGCACCGGCGACCCCATCCGGGCGGCGGACTTCAACTCCCCCGGCGGCATCCTGTCGGTGGTGCCCGAGGGGTACGAGCACGACCTGAACGCGCTGGCCAAGGCGACCCTGATCCTGATCAAGCTCCGTCCGGACGAGATCAAGTCCGGGACGAACCTGAACTGGACGCACGACGGGATCATCGCCTACTCCAAGATCTGCACGCACGTCGGCTGCCCCGCGGCCCTGTACGAGCAGAGCACCCACCACATCCTGTGCCCTTGTCACCAGTCGACCTTCGACGCCGCCGACGGCGCCAAGGTCGTCTTCGGTCCGGCCGCCCGGCCCCTGCCCCAGCTTCCGATCGGTGTGGATGAGGAGGGCTACCTCGTCGCCACGGGCGACTTCGCCGTCCCCGTCGGTCCGAGCTTCTGGGAGCGCGGCGACGCCGAGGCCGAGGTCCGTGAGAACGGAGGCCACGCGTGA
- a CDS encoding response regulator transcription factor, with protein MRVLVYSDDASTREKVRQAIGRRPAGDVPLVEIVECATHPKVVQHFDSGEIDVAVLDAEAQPAGGMGVARQAKDEVHDCPPICLLIARRDDRWLAEWSRADAVVPQPIDPVTLAEAVAGLMRRRLSTRLTAG; from the coding sequence ATGAGGGTCCTCGTCTACAGCGACGACGCGAGCACCCGCGAGAAGGTGCGCCAGGCGATCGGCCGTCGTCCGGCGGGCGACGTGCCCCTCGTGGAGATCGTGGAGTGCGCCACCCACCCCAAGGTCGTCCAGCACTTCGACTCCGGCGAGATCGACGTCGCCGTGCTCGACGCCGAGGCCCAGCCGGCCGGCGGGATGGGCGTGGCCCGGCAGGCCAAGGACGAGGTCCACGACTGCCCGCCCATCTGCCTGCTGATCGCGCGCCGCGACGACCGCTGGCTGGCCGAGTGGTCGCGGGCCGACGCCGTCGTGCCGCAGCCGATCGACCCGGTGACCCTGGCCGAGGCCGTCGCCGGTCTGATGCGCCGCCGCCTCTCCACCCGCCTGACCGCCGGGTGA
- a CDS encoding DEDD exonuclease domain-containing protein, producing MDYAVQGTLDELGTPLSQVTFVVFDLETTGVSAAEHAITEIGAVKVRGGEVLGEFGTLVDPGSPIPPFISVLTGITDGMVTAAPKIRAVLPAFLEFASGAALVAHNAGFDVGFIKAACAAHDYPPPTHPVVDTVDLARKLLTRDEAPNCKLSTLARMFSDTEPCHRALSDARATVDVLHALLERAGSFGVHTLEELRSFARAPSPEQRRKRHLADSVPTGPGVYVFEDEGGDPLYVGKSTNLRNRVRSYFTAAETRPRIREMVGVAARIRSIACATALEAEVRELRLIGSAKPRYNRRSRFPEKMFWIKLTDEYFPRLSIVREVRDDGASYLGPFTSTRAAEDARAALHEAVPLRQCTERITPGRGRSACALAEIGKCGAPCEGRQSVEEYGVHVATARRVMELDAAPVFSAVEARMERLALDQRYEEAAADRDRLAAYVRTSARMQRLRSLTSIPQMVAAAPVADGAWEIHVVRYGRLASAGVMPKGAHPDAFVEALTATAETVVPGPGPVHAAGAEETECVLRWLESPGVRLVQVEGSWSLPVTGAGRLRDRIDRAYRVAEPRRSREGRPPR from the coding sequence GTGGACTACGCGGTGCAGGGAACACTCGACGAGCTGGGCACTCCGCTCAGCCAGGTCACCTTCGTCGTGTTCGACCTGGAGACCACAGGCGTCTCGGCGGCCGAGCATGCGATCACCGAGATCGGGGCGGTGAAGGTCAGGGGCGGTGAGGTGCTCGGCGAGTTCGGCACCCTGGTCGACCCGGGCTCGCCGATCCCGCCGTTCATCTCGGTGCTGACCGGCATCACCGACGGCATGGTGACGGCGGCGCCGAAGATCAGGGCCGTGCTGCCGGCGTTCCTGGAGTTCGCCTCCGGGGCCGCCCTCGTGGCGCACAACGCCGGGTTCGACGTCGGCTTCATCAAGGCGGCCTGCGCCGCGCACGACTACCCTCCGCCCACCCACCCGGTGGTCGACACCGTCGACCTGGCGCGCAAGCTGCTGACCCGCGACGAAGCACCCAACTGCAAGCTGTCCACGCTGGCCAGGATGTTCAGCGACACCGAGCCCTGCCACCGGGCGCTCTCCGACGCCCGGGCCACCGTCGACGTGCTGCACGCGCTGCTGGAGCGGGCGGGTTCGTTCGGGGTGCACACCCTGGAGGAGCTGAGGAGCTTCGCCCGCGCACCCAGCCCCGAGCAGCGCCGCAAACGGCACCTGGCCGACTCGGTGCCGACCGGTCCCGGCGTCTACGTGTTCGAGGACGAAGGGGGCGACCCGCTCTACGTCGGCAAGAGCACCAACCTCCGCAACCGGGTGCGCAGTTACTTCACCGCCGCCGAGACCCGGCCCCGCATCCGGGAGATGGTCGGCGTCGCCGCGCGGATCAGGTCCATCGCCTGCGCGACCGCGCTGGAGGCCGAGGTGCGGGAGCTGAGACTGATCGGCTCGGCGAAGCCGCGTTACAACCGCAGGTCGCGCTTCCCGGAGAAGATGTTCTGGATCAAGCTCACCGACGAGTACTTCCCCCGGCTGTCGATCGTCCGCGAGGTGCGGGACGACGGCGCCTCCTATCTGGGTCCGTTCACCAGCACCCGGGCCGCCGAGGACGCCCGTGCCGCGTTGCACGAGGCCGTCCCGTTGCGGCAGTGCACCGAGCGGATCACTCCCGGCCGCGGGCGCTCGGCCTGCGCGCTCGCCGAGATCGGCAAGTGCGGGGCGCCGTGCGAGGGGCGCCAGAGCGTCGAAGAGTACGGTGTGCACGTCGCGACGGCCCGCCGGGTGATGGAGCTGGACGCCGCTCCGGTGTTCTCCGCCGTCGAGGCCCGGATGGAGCGCCTGGCCCTCGACCAGCGCTACGAGGAGGCCGCGGCCGACCGCGACCGGCTCGCCGCCTACGTCCGCACCTCGGCGCGCATGCAGCGGCTGCGGTCGCTGACCTCGATCCCCCAGATGGTCGCGGCGGCCCCGGTGGCCGACGGGGCCTGGGAGATCCACGTCGTCCGTTACGGCCGGCTCGCCTCTGCGGGGGTCATGCCGAAGGGTGCCCATCCCGACGCGTTCGTCGAGGCGCTGACGGCCACCGCGGAGACGGTCGTCCCCGGTCCGGGGCCCGTCCACGCCGCCGGCGCCGAGGAGACCGAGTGCGTCCTGCGCTGGCTGGAGAGCCCCGGCGTGCGGCTGGTGCAGGTGGAGGGCTCCTGGAGCCTGCCCGTGACGGGGGCCGGCCGGCTCAGGGACCGGATCGACCGGGCCTACCGGGTGGCCGAACCACGCCGCTCACGTGAGGGCCGTCCACCGCGCTGA